In Plasmodium vinckei vinckei genome assembly, chromosome: PVVCY_06, the genomic window ATctaagaaatattattttatgacaaaattaaaattgatTCTATTTAGATCAAATTAAAATACACATGGCTTATATGCTATGCACAtctaatttatttgatattaataaaaaattaaacacGTGAAATTAAACAATtaacatattaaaataaatatattcaaaaaaatagatattaaaaagttaaaaaatatacaatatatgtactaataatatatgacaCATTTTTTGCTTATTCGGtatgtaaattatttagaatcattattttttattctagtatctttacatatattataaatgcatatacaccttttattattttggtatattcctttttaataaaaaattacacaCATCtaagtaaaatataaagggTCAATTAATTCCCCGGAAGGTATCaagtataattttttataaattaattggAGGGAAGCaacaaacaaattattattttttatgcattgcaatattaaaatatattagtaCATActgaattaatttttaataaattatttgcaCTTTCGTGGTAGTATTTATcgataaatttatattgtgcatatataattttaatattttatattttctttttagttaaattcattttataatcGGCATtgtactttatttttaaatataaaaaaaaaccaaaaaaaaaatgtgttgttatatagtaaaaattatgcaaTAAATTGCATAATGGTAGAAAAGAAATTGTGTATGtaattaaacatattaaaaaacattttttgcaCCCATTTTCcaatatatgcaaaaaCAACAATATGGGgtgtaataaatattataattttttcattattaaatacTTACAATAAATGgttatgatatatattttattgtatattattagtcaatgtaaaaaatttaataaaaaaaaacgaaccTAATGTGTTaacaaaacataaataataattacatTGATGTGTTTTACTATACATGATTTTCGCTATAACAATTCGTAAATTGCACAATGACCTTTATGTAAATTTTCGGtgtaaaaatgtaaaggTTCATTAACTTTTGGTAGTAAAACAAACAATAATTGAATTACGTGAAATAATCGTAATAACAAATATGactataataaaatagggGAAGCAaatgttattataaaaaaaaaataaatggtgTAATAACTCTcgcattttaatataaaatagggaagtagtttttttaataaaggGGTAttcaatattaaaaaagtaaatatattttaaaattgcaTATGTCTAttgattatttaatttgcatagacatatatatatatggaaacttattaaattataatattacaaaCATATAAAGTGTGGGACTAGTAAAAATAGTCAAaagaatttataaaatattattccGTGAAAAATAGTTTAAAAACATGTATTAActgtaaataattataaaggAAACATTTTGACATCAATAATTTGATTTCTAAaggatattaaaaaatagtattcATATGTTAATAAGTATGTAAGTTTTGTGTTTAgcacattattatatattggaAAAGGTTGATCATTAGGAATGTTCCGATAAGTTgtgttatattattatgcaaTATGAATAAGAATGGTTtgattttgttaatataatatttacattcCTAATAAGTcattgttatatttaaaatggtcgtgtaattttattttacaccaaaaatattatcatatttttcactTATTTCATTAAGATTTATGCTTTGAAAATAGTATAAAAGTTGGTTTGTTTCTATTAAAATAGCCTTCGCGTTTTTTGTATGGTAGCAAATAACAAgctattataaatatatattttttgttccATGGAACAAATTGAGcaataaattttgtattttatgaaaaaagatataaaaaatctatagattttaattttaattgtcAAGGAAATTATTGATTTATGGATGTAATACTAATTGGAaacatttgaaaaattttcTAAAACCCAATAAggttatacaaatatatcagGCGAAAGTATATTATTCGGCTATGTGCTGGCTATGTGATGCTAAagtaattttaaaatgcagctttcatttataaaaataaaataatcattattatatttaataggAATAACTTACATATACagattatatatttgctcagttgtaatttttactaaaaataaatgaatggCTTtagattttatttttagtttttttcagtcaaaaaaaataaaaatttcaagaatttaaaatttgttaataatCATAAAATGCAGAgaactttatttttgacGTTAAACCTCAAAATGGAATTattctaaaaaaattataaaatattaaaatttaaaaaatatataaattaataaaatgcgCTTAGGAATATATagtacaaaaatatatgttttatgaATTTAAGGCGAAccctttatttataaatattgcaaaatcatttaaaaaaaattaaaatataaataaaatatagcgGGGcctatataatacataaataaaaactattattaaaaaatatatttggttacttataaataaaaaacagcaaattttcataatattttatagatgattttttttattaattaaaaatttagtccttattataattaaaattgctaataaatagtatataattaaagtTAAAAGAGGGTAACAAATTAAagaattaaacaaaaagaaatacaaaataatgataattctatatatattttaaaaatgctTAGTGAAAGAGATGACGACGATAATTATGATGAGAGTTGTGATTATGTATCATATTTCGCAAGAAAGAGAGCCCCAAGAAAGAAATTAACTCCTTTCGTTTCTTTTCTTAAAGTAGTAGCTGGAGTTTTTCTATGTTTAATGTTCAAATTATTCTTTAGGAAGGTATGaatatatgtgcatatacataatagatatatgaaaattaaagtttgtaaaatttttaaaaatattttaagatAAAACGACTTAatgttcatataaaaaataaaacaaagaaatatatgtatttatttcatttatataaatatttatttatgtgtCTCATCAATATGATTAaattattgtttatttttattttttttagccACCACCTGTGGCGAAGCCACAATATCAGcctttatattattattaaactCCTGCGAGTTATAACTTAAATATCCGtggtaaataaaacatattgaTAACTGTTATTGTGATGAGGAACGTGCTATTGgttatgatatatttccaaaagtataaaattaGAAAGATATCTTAATtcagaaataaaaagtgagaatattaataattattggCGATTTTATGATAAAACAGTGAAATATCTTTGTGGTTgcgaattaaaaaatagtgatTAATCTTTaatcaaattataaagatgttaatatatagtTTCTAAATGGTTTGTTTTACAACAAATTGTGGAAGAAAACTAATTGGGTTGTTGATCCATCAAAATCGGATTAACATTGttaaatgatttatatGCACAAAATTAGTATTATAGTTGGGAAAATGATGTTCATCAATATACCATTTAGCTTTCAATAGGGTACTTTATTCCCCCTTTGAGTTATATTTAAGAGAATTgtgcataataaaaatgaataaataatgcTTCATAATATTTGCGTTTATAACTAATTTTGTGCATATAAatcataaattaaatttggatagcattataaatatatatatgcatgttttgtatttttttgtagaaGTTTTGctgatttttttgttttgttttttacaTTTCAAATGTTatactaattttttaatacatattttttattcgaAAAAAGTAGATGATAAAATacattataattatgatcATAAGAATGcctcattttttaatttttccttTACAACATTTCATTTGAAAAACTATCCGTTTGAAATCGTGTGTTAATACAAAttaagtattttttttactatttgatttttaatTGATTCGTTTTTTATTAGCTATATTTCCAAAAATGCAAAGAAAATTTCATAATAATGCAAGTGTGTATTTTTAAGAAGTTTGACTTTAGGGAAGCTTATTAAAGGAGATtgttatgaaaaaaataatataaatttatgatttataatatacctaaatatgttatatagAAATGCATTAaacatttgttttttgcattgttataatttaaaatattatgaaatataacctttaaaaaatattatatacattgtatttaaaaatagcgatttatttatttgtcttGTTGGTTTATGCTGTTTGTGgtttattaatatacagattattaaatatgatgGGATGTTTATTGATTAAATTGTGGCATtaacataaattataaaacgcaaaaatgaaaaaataaacctTTTAGATAAGTTTGCAAATTTTGTGGTTGAAATTGCATCATATCAGGGTATTTAtcaaatgaaattaaattCAGGTAAAAACTTTGAGGAAAAAAAAGTCGcattaatttaataaaaacgaAGAGAAGGGGGTAttagaatatttttagaGATTTACTTAATTGCAAAATTGATACAATGAATTATTCAGACCGCtctaaaataatatatttattagtaattatgattatattttatacttGTTATAATCAATGTTATAAATTAACaataactattttttatatatttatttttataccaatttatttttatttgttactAAACGAAgtatgaattaaaaaattacattaTGCATAATGCGTTctcaactttttttttaaataaaaataattattaaagaaTTTTGTGAgctgaattttttttataaaatagtgcacagtaattatatttttttaaaagggCTTTCCCCAAAGTAAGTATAATTATTACTGAATTATaactaaataaaaaaataaataaaactaaAGAAACGagatttaataattttgaagaTAATtacattaattataataaagtCTATTGGTATAATATCAAAAGTGATgccaaaataaaataaataattataattgtGTGCTTTTTCACTATTATAActtgtatataattttttatttatttcgatggctcttaataatattattaggattactttattataaatgtttATAGTATTCCCTTataatgtattattatatttactcatatattttcatgtaCTTTCATAGCCTGATTTAGCatggtatatatattttttgggcttttttatagtttaaataaattttaaattttcattatatatgtatgtggatatatatatttaaaaaaaatatgtatatactaTCAAAGAAGTCCTAATAAAGGGGGAAgtagcatatatattttttactataaaaagataaatataGCTTTTTAAATCAGATCATGGATTATACTTtccatattaataataatggaaGAGACTGAATTGGAAAATGCTGAATTAAGAAGGACCGTTTTTAATTTAGATGGAAATCCTAAGGTTGATTATTTCTATAATAAAGAtggtttattattaaaaacatatgGATGGTTAGTTAAAAAGGCTGTAGGTATTGTACTATTAATCCATGGATTGAAAGGACATGCTCGATTCACTTATTTGAAACCAAATGCAGAGGTGATAGATAACAGTGAAGTTTTAGTGATAGATGATAATAACCACTATGTTTATAGTGGTAGTTGGgttgaaaaatttaatcAAAACGGATATTCAGTATACGCGATGGATTTACAAGGGCATGGTGAATCAGAGGGGCGACAAAATTTAAGAGGTCATTTTAAACGCTTTACTGATCTAGTTGATGATGTATTACAATATATGAATCAAATTCAAGATGAAATttcaaatgataataaaacagATGATGAATCTTGTAGTATAGTAacaactaaaaaaaaacttccTATGTATGTTATTGGGTATTCGATGGGAGGAAATATTGCTTTAAGAATAttacaattattaaataaggcaaaaaaaaaaggcgATTATAAACTTGGAAGTATACCAACCTATAAAAATGGTGATACCCTGATAGGCgatttcattaatatttatgataGTGACaatgatgatgatgatgatgatgCTTATTACGATGATGATGACGATGTTTATTACGATGCTTATGATGATGATAATGTTGGTGATTATAATCCTACAAATAAAGCTACTAATGTAAGTAAAGTTGGTGACATTAATAATGTTTCTAATGATAATACTACCGAGCATGATGCTTCTACGTATTGCATTGGAAATGACAGCACATCTGATAATGATAGTGTTAGTACCACTATTGGTGGTAGTGATATCGACAATACCAGTGTTAGTGCCGATGATAATGCAGTACCAAGTACTAGTACACAAGACAATATAGTGCCAAGTACTAGTACACAAGACAATATAGTACCAAGTATTAGTACACAAGACAATATAGTACCAAGTATTAGTACACAAGACAATATAGTGCCAAGTACTAGTACACAAGACAATATAGTGCCAAGTATTAGTACACAAGACAATATAGTACCAAGTATTAGTACACAAGACAATATAGTACCAAGTATTAGTACACAAGACAATATAGTGCCAAGTACTAGTACACAAGACAATATAGTGCCAAGTACTAGTACACAAGACAATATAGTGCCAAGTACTAGTACACAAGACAATATAGTACCAAGTACTAGTACACAAGACAATATAGTACCAAGTATTAGTACACAAGACAATATAGTACCAAGTACTAGTACTGATGATAATGCAATAACTGATACTAGTGCCAATGATAATGCAGAAGCCGATATTATTGTCAGGGGCGAAGATAATAAtgacaataaatataattgtttagacaaattaaatattaaaggCTGTGTAGCTTTATCGGGTATGGTGTCTTTTGAAAGAATAGCACAACCAGGGacatatttattcaattatctttatttgCCTGTAACACATTTATTGTCTTATATTGCACCTAATGTGGAAACTAGGTCAGAATTGCCATATAAAGGTTTCGCATATGTCGataatttatgtaaatTAGATAAATATCGAGGTAAACGTGCGATTACAGTTAAATGTGTATATGAGCTCATAAAAGCAATGGGTGCGTTGAACGatgatattaattatataccaGAGGATAttcctttattatttgtgcATGCAAGAGGGGATAGCATTTGCTATTATAAAGGTGTGAAGTTGTTTTATGATAGATTAAATTCTgataataaagaattatataCAGTCGATAACATGGATCATTCTATAACATTAGAACCCGGGAATGAGAAAATTTTAGAAAAAGTCATTGACTGGTTAAATAATTtggaaaagaaaaataaaaatgcaatAGAAGACCAAGAATAATATGGATATTAAACACTTTTATAAACactaatataattttttatatttaactttttaaatatagctatgaaaatataatattaattataaatttttttcatattatatatatgcttttgttattaatattatttttttaaattaaacttttatatcattattatatttcctatatatgtatatatatattattattttgttattttttaatgtttcaAAACAATTTATATAGCAACGATGCtacaatttattttatattaataattaataaaaggttaatcaaaatataattcatttgaatttattatttggtgtttctttatatataatgcaaTTTTAATGACGAAAAAAAcgatatataaaatttaatattatagcATTGTTTTTGAAAGAAAATAGTGTCGAAgaaattcaaatatataaatattattacgtAAATTTTGAGACGCGTTGTATCTGGATATTATGTGCATATGTTTTTCTTAATCGTATAATTTAGCAAGCGGTTATATatgctatttttatatttattcagaATTAAAACAAAGTCATGTACTCCTTCCATTAAtgatgtacatatataccAATGtggtaatattatttactatAAAATTTGTCATTTGGATTTAAGCATTGAAAACCTTTATGGGTGTTTTCATaacttataaaataatttgttttaacaaaatttatattaaaatatacaattgttgagacaaatatatattatagcCATTTGTTGTATCATATAAGCAATAAAACAAGATGCTTTTAATAAGGTaagttattaaaaaaatataataataaacatatttatagaataataaaaaaaaatactttcGTGCACTTTTTGCTTGTTTAgcgtattaaaaaataatttaagtataattgtttaaattaaatgGTCACGACATGGTGCATGcataatacatatacataaatattatcagTCTTTGGAAATCGTGCAAAACAAgtgaatttaaaatatcacAAAACAATCACGAAACATTTGAAGGaattaatatttgaaatatcTTATAGTTATGCatgtacatttttaataagtgGTTTGGTGTTATTCTAATTGTCTATATGCCGCTCtcatatttacaaaattctCAATATAATATGACATCCATTTACCGTACCATTCATGTTTCTGGATTTTCCATTCTTCCCACTCAGGGTGTTTTCCAGTTAAGTATTTGGTTTCTAATCTGCCAGTTATATCTGCCCATTGATTTTGTTctgttttatttctttcaaTCCATTTGTCGAATTTTTCATTGATTAAGAAAGAAATGGGATCAGTTCGTGATTTtgattttgaatatttctTCCAATACATATCTTCATTATGTTTCCAATGTTGTTTAGACCAACTTACCATGAATTTGTTTTTCCATTTGTCCCAGTCACAAATTAtccatttatataaattatgatcatttttatcgatccatttttttaaatcttgtatcatattttcttcaacagttttttttaatttatttactaAAGATATACTATCTTCAGGTGAAGTTGTttccatattattatataactCTCTATCAATGTGATCTTTATATGAAATCCATTTTGATTCCATTTGTTTAATCCATGTATTCCATtcttcgtttttttttttaagccATACACCTTTCTTTGTGCGtatataagaataaaattGGCTCCATTCTGAATctaattcttttaattttttatgccATTCTTCGCGTTTGATTCgttcttcttcttcaatATCTTCTCTAGAGGATCGTACAAGACTATTCCATTTAATATGCAATTGATCTCGCCATATATTGATATCAATAATATCGTCAATAGTAcgatttttttcttcataacgtaatatttcattatttgtgGAACTCGCTCCCC contains:
- a CDS encoding lysophospholipase, putative, which produces MEETELENAELRRTVFNLDGNPKVDYFYNKDGLLLKTYGWLVKKAVGIVLLIHGLKGHARFTYLKPNAEVIDNSEVLVIDDNNHYVYSGSWVEKFNQNGYSVYAMDLQGHGESEGRQNLRGHFKRFTDLVDDVLQYMNQIQDEISNDNKTDDESCSIVTTKKKLPMYVIGYSMGGNIALRILQLLNKAKKKGDYKLGSIPTYKNGDTLIGDFINIYDSDNDDDDDDAYYDDDDDVYYDAYDDDNVGDYNPTNKATNVSKVGDINNVSNDNTTEHDASTYCIGNDSTSDNDSVSTTIGGSDIDNTSVSADDNAVPSTSTQDNIVPSTSTQDNIVPSISTQDNIVPSISTQDNIVPSTSTQDNIVPSISTQDNIVPSISTQDNIVPSISTQDNIVPSTSTQDNIVPSTSTQDNIVPSTSTQDNIVPSTSTQDNIVPSISTQDNIVPSTSTDDNAITDTSANDNAEADIIVRGEDNNDNKYNCLDKLNIKGCVALSGMVSFERIAQPGTYLFNYLYLPVTHLLSYIAPNVETRSELPYKGFAYVDNLCKLDKYRGKRAITVKCVYELIKAMGALNDDINYIPEDIPLLFVHARGDSICYYKGVKLFYDRLNSDNKELYTVDNMDHSITLEPGNEKILEKVIDWLNNLEKKNKNAIEDQE
- a CDS encoding tryptophan-rich protein tryptophan-rich antigen yields the protein MKKIYAASYISYSLFLAYISLIDIISSASFEPTLTEKFFDDETKVWDDQTLQPQTHLSEEKSLSEENPSREENSSREENPSWEENSSREESSLRGASSTNNEILRYEEKNRTIDDIIDINIWRDQLHIKWNSLVRSSREDIEEEERIKREEWHKKLKELDSEWSQFYSYIRTKKGVWLKKKNEEWNTWIKQMESKWISYKDHIDRELYNNMETTSPEDSISLVNKLKKTVEENMIQDLKKWIDKNDHNLYKWIICDWDKWKNKFMVSWSKQHWKHNEDMYWKKYSKSKSRTDPISFLINEKFDKWIERNKTEQNQWADITGRLETKYLTGKHPEWEEWKIQKHEWYGKWMSYYIENFVNMRAAYRQLE